In Panthera leo isolate Ple1 chromosome B3, P.leo_Ple1_pat1.1, whole genome shotgun sequence, a single genomic region encodes these proteins:
- the PML gene encoding protein PML isoform X3 — MQREPALAQSPGPQQDPALPPTPTMPPPESVSEDHQPSPSHSPTEKAVEEEFEFLRCQGCQVEAKCPKLLPCLHTLCSGCLGAPGTQCPICQAPGPAGSDSLALDNVFFESLQRRLSVYRQIVDAQALCTRCKETADFWCFECEQLLCAKCFEAHQWFLKHEARPLAELRSQSVREFLDGTRKSNNIFCSNPNHRTPMLTSIYCRGCSKPLCCSCALLDSGHSELKCDISAEIQQRQDELDAMAQALQEQDRAFGAAHAQMHAAVSQLGRMRADTEELIHSRVRQVVAHVLAQEQELLEGVSARYQRSYDEIAGQLGHLEAVLQRIRMGGALVQRMKRYASDQEVLDMHGFLREALSRLRQEEPQNLQAAVRTDGFDEFKVRLQGLVSCITQATDAALHRRASPEASSTPRDSSDIDLPEEMQRARAQAPGPAETPVMALVQSVPGVHPVPIHAYSIKDASCREEVCSPVTPQKRKSCQTECPRKAIKMESEEEKETRLARSSPEQPRPSTSKAVSPPHLDGPCSPESPIIENEVFLPNSNHATGEPGEAEERVVVISSSEDSDAENSPRRLASWQP; from the exons ATGCAGCGGGAGCCTGCACTCGCCCAATCTCCGGGTCCCCAGCAAGACCCCGCactgccccccacacccaccatGCCTCCCCCGGAGTCCGTCTCCGAAGAccaccagcccagccccagccacaGCCCCACGGAG AAAGCCGTGGAGGAGGAGTTCGAGTTCCTGCGCTGCCAGGGCTGCCAGGTAGAAGCCAAGTGCCCCAAACTGCTGCCTTGTCTGCACACGCTGTGCTCGGGATGCCTGGGGGCGCCGGGCACGCAGTGCCCCATCTGCCAGGCGCCCGGGCCCGCAGGCTCTGACTCGCTGGCCCTGGATAACGTCTTCTTCGAGAGTCTGCAGCGGCGCCTGTCGGTGTATCGGCAGATCGTGGACGCGCAGGCACTCTGCACCCGTTGCAAAGAAACTGCCGACTTCTGGTGTTTCGAGTGTGAGCAGCTCCTCTGTGCCAAGTGCTTCGAGGCGCACCAGTGGTTCCTCAAGCACGAGGCCCGGCCCCTGGCAGAGCTCCGCAGCCAGTCGGTGCGTGAGTTCCTAGATGGCACGCGGAAGTCCAACAACATCTTCTGCTCCAACCCCAACCACCGCACCCCTATGCTGACTAG CATCTACTGCCGAGGCTGCTCCAAGCCGCTGTGCTGCTCGTGCGCGCTCCTGGATAGCGGCCACAGCGAGCTCAAGTGTGACATCAGCGCGGAGATCCAACAGCGGCAGGACGAGCTGGACGCCATGGCACAGGCGCTGCAGGAGCAGGACCGCGCCTTTGGCGCGGCGCACGCGCAGATGCACGCGGCTGTCAGCCAGTTGGGCCGCATGCGCGCAGACACCGAGGAGCTGATCCACTCGCGCGTGCGCCAGGTGGTAGCGCACGTGCTGGCCCAGGAGCAAGAGCTGCTGGAGGGAGTGAGCGCGCGGTACCAGCGAAGCTACGATGAGATCGCGGGCCAGCTGGGCCACCTGGAAGCGGTGCTGCAGCGCATCCGCATGGGAGGCGCGCTGGTGCAGAGGATGAAGCGCTACGCCTCTGACCAGGAGGTGCTGGACATGCACGGCTTCCTGCGAGAGGCGCTCAGCCGCCTGCGCCAGGAGGAGCCCCAGAACCTGCAAGCCGCCGTGCGCACCGATGGCTTCGACGAATTCAAAGTGCGCTTGCAGGGACTCGTCTCCTGCATCACTCAGGCGACGG ATGCAGCTCTACACAGGAGGGCCAGCCCAGAGGCTTCCAGCACTCCCAGGGACTCTTCTGACATTGACCTG CCAGAGGAGATGCAGAGGGCCCGGGCACAGGCCCCAGGGCCAGCTGAGACCCCAGTCATGGCTTTGGTACAGTCGGTGCCCGGGGTACACCCGGTGCCGATACATGCCTACTCCATCAAAGACGCCTCCTGCAGAGAG GAGGTCTGCAGCCCAGTCACTCCCCAGAAGAGGAAGTCCTGCCAGACCGAGTGCCCCAGGAAGGCAATCAAGATGGAgtctgaggaggagaaggagacacGGCTGGCCCGGAGCTCCCCCGAGCAACCCAGGCCCAGCACCTCCAAGGCAGTCTCTCCACCCCACCTGGATGGGCCCTGCAGCCCTGAAAGCCCCATCATCGAAAACGAGGTCTTCCTGCCCAACAGCAACCACGCGACCGGCGAGCCTGGGGAGGCAG AGGAACGCGTCGTGGTGATCAGCAGCTCAGAAGACTCAGATGCCGAAAACTCG
- the PML gene encoding protein PML isoform X2, producing MQREPALAQSPGPQQDPALPPTPTMPPPESVSEDHQPSPSHSPTEKAVEEEFEFLRCQGCQVEAKCPKLLPCLHTLCSGCLGAPGTQCPICQAPGPAGSDSLALDNVFFESLQRRLSVYRQIVDAQALCTRCKETADFWCFECEQLLCAKCFEAHQWFLKHEARPLAELRSQSVREFLDGTRKSNNIFCSNPNHRTPMLTSIYCRGCSKPLCCSCALLDSGHSELKCDISAEIQQRQDELDAMAQALQEQDRAFGAAHAQMHAAVSQLGRMRADTEELIHSRVRQVVAHVLAQEQELLEGVSARYQRSYDEIAGQLGHLEAVLQRIRMGGALVQRMKRYASDQEVLDMHGFLREALSRLRQEEPQNLQAAVRTDGFDEFKVRLQGLVSCITQATDAALHRRASPEASSTPRDSSDIDLPEEMQRARAQAPGPAETPVMALVQSVPGVHPVPIHAYSIKDASCREEVCSPVTPQKRKSCQTECPRKAIKMESEEEKETRLARSSPEQPRPSTSKAVSPPHLDGPCSPESPIIENEVFLPNSNHATGEPGEAEERVVVISSSEDSDAENSSSRELDDSSSESSDLQLEGPSSLRVLDESLADPQAEDRPLVFFDLKIDSEKD from the exons ATGCAGCGGGAGCCTGCACTCGCCCAATCTCCGGGTCCCCAGCAAGACCCCGCactgccccccacacccaccatGCCTCCCCCGGAGTCCGTCTCCGAAGAccaccagcccagccccagccacaGCCCCACGGAG AAAGCCGTGGAGGAGGAGTTCGAGTTCCTGCGCTGCCAGGGCTGCCAGGTAGAAGCCAAGTGCCCCAAACTGCTGCCTTGTCTGCACACGCTGTGCTCGGGATGCCTGGGGGCGCCGGGCACGCAGTGCCCCATCTGCCAGGCGCCCGGGCCCGCAGGCTCTGACTCGCTGGCCCTGGATAACGTCTTCTTCGAGAGTCTGCAGCGGCGCCTGTCGGTGTATCGGCAGATCGTGGACGCGCAGGCACTCTGCACCCGTTGCAAAGAAACTGCCGACTTCTGGTGTTTCGAGTGTGAGCAGCTCCTCTGTGCCAAGTGCTTCGAGGCGCACCAGTGGTTCCTCAAGCACGAGGCCCGGCCCCTGGCAGAGCTCCGCAGCCAGTCGGTGCGTGAGTTCCTAGATGGCACGCGGAAGTCCAACAACATCTTCTGCTCCAACCCCAACCACCGCACCCCTATGCTGACTAG CATCTACTGCCGAGGCTGCTCCAAGCCGCTGTGCTGCTCGTGCGCGCTCCTGGATAGCGGCCACAGCGAGCTCAAGTGTGACATCAGCGCGGAGATCCAACAGCGGCAGGACGAGCTGGACGCCATGGCACAGGCGCTGCAGGAGCAGGACCGCGCCTTTGGCGCGGCGCACGCGCAGATGCACGCGGCTGTCAGCCAGTTGGGCCGCATGCGCGCAGACACCGAGGAGCTGATCCACTCGCGCGTGCGCCAGGTGGTAGCGCACGTGCTGGCCCAGGAGCAAGAGCTGCTGGAGGGAGTGAGCGCGCGGTACCAGCGAAGCTACGATGAGATCGCGGGCCAGCTGGGCCACCTGGAAGCGGTGCTGCAGCGCATCCGCATGGGAGGCGCGCTGGTGCAGAGGATGAAGCGCTACGCCTCTGACCAGGAGGTGCTGGACATGCACGGCTTCCTGCGAGAGGCGCTCAGCCGCCTGCGCCAGGAGGAGCCCCAGAACCTGCAAGCCGCCGTGCGCACCGATGGCTTCGACGAATTCAAAGTGCGCTTGCAGGGACTCGTCTCCTGCATCACTCAGGCGACGG ATGCAGCTCTACACAGGAGGGCCAGCCCAGAGGCTTCCAGCACTCCCAGGGACTCTTCTGACATTGACCTG CCAGAGGAGATGCAGAGGGCCCGGGCACAGGCCCCAGGGCCAGCTGAGACCCCAGTCATGGCTTTGGTACAGTCGGTGCCCGGGGTACACCCGGTGCCGATACATGCCTACTCCATCAAAGACGCCTCCTGCAGAGAG GAGGTCTGCAGCCCAGTCACTCCCCAGAAGAGGAAGTCCTGCCAGACCGAGTGCCCCAGGAAGGCAATCAAGATGGAgtctgaggaggagaaggagacacGGCTGGCCCGGAGCTCCCCCGAGCAACCCAGGCCCAGCACCTCCAAGGCAGTCTCTCCACCCCACCTGGATGGGCCCTGCAGCCCTGAAAGCCCCATCATCGAAAACGAGGTCTTCCTGCCCAACAGCAACCACGCGACCGGCGAGCCTGGGGAGGCAG AGGAACGCGTCGTGGTGATCAGCAGCTCAGAAGACTCAGATGCCGAAAACTCG
- the PML gene encoding protein PML isoform X4 produces the protein MQREPALAQSPGPQQDPALPPTPTMPPPESVSEDHQPSPSHSPTEKAVEEEFEFLRCQGCQVEAKCPKLLPCLHTLCSGCLGAPGTQCPICQAPGPAGSDSLALDNVFFESLQRRLSVYRQIVDAQALCTRCKETADFWCFECEQLLCAKCFEAHQWFLKHEARPLAELRSQSVREFLDGTRKSNNIFCSNPNHRTPMLTSIYCRGCSKPLCCSCALLDSGHSELKCDISAEIQQRQDELDAMAQALQEQDRAFGAAHAQMHAAVSQLGRMRADTEELIHSRVRQVVAHVLAQEQELLEGVSARYQRSYDEIAGQLGHLEAVLQRIRMGGALVQRMKRYASDQEVLDMHGFLREALSRLRQEEPQNLQAAVRTDGFDEFKVRLQGLVSCITQATDAALHRRASPEASSTPRDSSDIDLSCICTEVTRKHSNSLN, from the exons ATGCAGCGGGAGCCTGCACTCGCCCAATCTCCGGGTCCCCAGCAAGACCCCGCactgccccccacacccaccatGCCTCCCCCGGAGTCCGTCTCCGAAGAccaccagcccagccccagccacaGCCCCACGGAG AAAGCCGTGGAGGAGGAGTTCGAGTTCCTGCGCTGCCAGGGCTGCCAGGTAGAAGCCAAGTGCCCCAAACTGCTGCCTTGTCTGCACACGCTGTGCTCGGGATGCCTGGGGGCGCCGGGCACGCAGTGCCCCATCTGCCAGGCGCCCGGGCCCGCAGGCTCTGACTCGCTGGCCCTGGATAACGTCTTCTTCGAGAGTCTGCAGCGGCGCCTGTCGGTGTATCGGCAGATCGTGGACGCGCAGGCACTCTGCACCCGTTGCAAAGAAACTGCCGACTTCTGGTGTTTCGAGTGTGAGCAGCTCCTCTGTGCCAAGTGCTTCGAGGCGCACCAGTGGTTCCTCAAGCACGAGGCCCGGCCCCTGGCAGAGCTCCGCAGCCAGTCGGTGCGTGAGTTCCTAGATGGCACGCGGAAGTCCAACAACATCTTCTGCTCCAACCCCAACCACCGCACCCCTATGCTGACTAG CATCTACTGCCGAGGCTGCTCCAAGCCGCTGTGCTGCTCGTGCGCGCTCCTGGATAGCGGCCACAGCGAGCTCAAGTGTGACATCAGCGCGGAGATCCAACAGCGGCAGGACGAGCTGGACGCCATGGCACAGGCGCTGCAGGAGCAGGACCGCGCCTTTGGCGCGGCGCACGCGCAGATGCACGCGGCTGTCAGCCAGTTGGGCCGCATGCGCGCAGACACCGAGGAGCTGATCCACTCGCGCGTGCGCCAGGTGGTAGCGCACGTGCTGGCCCAGGAGCAAGAGCTGCTGGAGGGAGTGAGCGCGCGGTACCAGCGAAGCTACGATGAGATCGCGGGCCAGCTGGGCCACCTGGAAGCGGTGCTGCAGCGCATCCGCATGGGAGGCGCGCTGGTGCAGAGGATGAAGCGCTACGCCTCTGACCAGGAGGTGCTGGACATGCACGGCTTCCTGCGAGAGGCGCTCAGCCGCCTGCGCCAGGAGGAGCCCCAGAACCTGCAAGCCGCCGTGCGCACCGATGGCTTCGACGAATTCAAAGTGCGCTTGCAGGGACTCGTCTCCTGCATCACTCAGGCGACGG ATGCAGCTCTACACAGGAGGGCCAGCCCAGAGGCTTCCAGCACTCCCAGGGACTCTTCTGACATTGACCTG TCATGTATCTGCACAGAGGTGACGAGAAAACACAGCAACAGCCTTAACTAG